The following coding sequences lie in one Arthrobacter sp. SLBN-122 genomic window:
- a CDS encoding SRPBCC family protein, which translates to MPQVRAERVIRIDPETAFAFSQTTGDFRLKWDPFISAQGFLDGARAPGKGVRTRTRSRLGLRMVSQYVSYAPPRNVGMTMVSGPWFFTTFGGGWRFSPDDAGTRAVWKYTFACRPALLRPAMERIGSRLLGYEIERRIEAFARACEDEALVAEFRALKP; encoded by the coding sequence ATGCCCCAGGTACGTGCCGAACGTGTGATCCGCATCGACCCGGAGACGGCCTTTGCCTTCTCCCAGACCACCGGGGACTTCCGGCTGAAGTGGGACCCCTTCATTTCCGCCCAGGGCTTCCTTGACGGGGCGCGGGCGCCGGGAAAAGGCGTCCGCACCCGCACGAGGTCCCGGCTTGGCCTGCGCATGGTGAGCCAGTACGTCTCCTACGCGCCGCCCCGCAACGTGGGCATGACCATGGTGTCCGGGCCGTGGTTCTTCACCACCTTTGGCGGCGGCTGGCGTTTCAGCCCGGACGACGCCGGCACCCGGGCAGTCTGGAAATACACCTTTGCGTGCCGCCCGGCTCTGCTGCGGCCCGCCATGGAGCGGATCGGCAGCCGGCTGCTGGGCTACGAGATCGAACGGCGGATCGAGGCCTTCGCCCGCGCCTGCGAGGACGAGGCCCTGGTGGCGGAGTTCAGGGCGCTCAAACCCTAG
- a CDS encoding anti-sigma factor family protein, with amino-acid sequence MNTNAHHLLGAYILGGLDPADVTLFEAHLQDCGACRKELAELEKVPMLLDSLPVPDAVALTAVPGGSDAPDTSVPGRLFDELVRRRRTLRRRWAALAGALAAACLAVGLAAGPLLARPPQPDATYSVASGGGLQVNIDMARKTWGTELAVSGSSLPAEGTLSLWVRDRAGGEDRACAWTATPSGKVKVTGATPLQLGSISSVELRDGAQRSVAVITVP; translated from the coding sequence GTGAACACCAACGCGCACCACCTGCTGGGGGCCTACATCCTGGGCGGTCTCGATCCCGCCGACGTCACCCTCTTCGAGGCGCATCTCCAGGATTGCGGTGCCTGCCGGAAGGAACTGGCGGAGCTGGAGAAGGTGCCCATGCTCCTGGACTCCCTTCCCGTGCCCGACGCCGTGGCACTGACCGCCGTTCCCGGCGGCAGCGACGCCCCGGACACCAGCGTCCCGGGGCGCCTTTTTGACGAACTGGTCCGCCGGCGCAGGACATTGCGACGGCGGTGGGCGGCGCTGGCAGGGGCCCTTGCAGCTGCGTGCCTGGCCGTGGGATTGGCGGCTGGCCCCCTGCTCGCCAGGCCGCCGCAGCCTGACGCCACCTATTCGGTGGCGTCGGGAGGAGGGCTGCAGGTCAACATCGACATGGCCCGTAAGACGTGGGGAACCGAGCTTGCGGTGAGCGGCAGCAGCCTGCCCGCGGAAGGCACCCTCTCCCTGTGGGTGCGCGACCGTGCCGGCGGAGAGGACCGGGCCTGCGCCTGGACGGCCACCCCCAGCGGAAAGGTCAAGGTCACCGGGGCCACGCCCCTCCAACTGGGGAGCATCTCCAGCGTGGAACTGCGCGACGGCGCCCAGCGCTCCGTGGCGGTAATCACGGTTCCCTAG
- a CDS encoding sigma-70 family RNA polymerase sigma factor — MPLDDDVVEAIYREHGSALRRFVLSATRDPQLAEDVVQETVLRVWQHAPDINGSFRSYLYRTARNIMIDNYRRSQRRPPEALEDSLTDPAEVIGRVDGMLNRVLMEEALLRLSKEHRDVLVTLHYRRFTVNEAAVQLNIPSGTVKSRAFYALRALRTILDEMGVER; from the coding sequence ATGCCGCTCGATGACGACGTGGTGGAGGCAATCTACCGTGAACACGGGAGTGCGCTGCGCCGGTTCGTGCTCAGCGCCACGCGGGATCCGCAGCTGGCCGAGGACGTGGTGCAGGAAACCGTGCTCCGCGTCTGGCAGCACGCCCCGGACATCAACGGCAGCTTCCGCAGTTATCTGTACCGCACGGCCAGGAACATCATGATCGACAATTACCGCCGGAGCCAGCGCCGCCCGCCCGAGGCGCTGGAGGACAGCCTGACCGATCCCGCGGAGGTGATAGGCCGGGTTGACGGGATGCTCAACCGGGTCCTGATGGAGGAAGCACTGCTGCGGCTGAGCAAGGAACACCGGGATGTCCTGGTGACACTGCATTACCGCCGGTTCACGGTCAATGAGGCAGCCGTCCAACTCAACATCCCAAGCGGAACGGTCAAGTCCCGCGCGTTCTACGCGCTTCGTGCACTGCGCACCATCCTGGATGAGATGGGGGTGGAACGGTGA
- a CDS encoding COG4315 family predicted lipoprotein: MKHHVGPGLAILALAAALSACGTSTGTTPAGTSAAPGAASTASGSASGAASSSTTASAPASSTQPGAAVDVKTASSSAGNIVVDAKGMSLYFFTKDTKDSGTSACTGSCLVQWPPLTTTSGSPAADGVTGKLGTINTPDGKKQVTLNGMPLYYYVKDTKPGDVLGQGVGGVWYLSDPSGAMIKPAGQGY; encoded by the coding sequence ATGAAACACCATGTCGGGCCAGGCCTTGCCATCCTGGCCCTGGCGGCGGCCCTCTCCGCCTGCGGCACCAGCACAGGCACCACCCCTGCGGGCACCAGCGCGGCCCCGGGTGCCGCCAGCACCGCCTCCGGCAGTGCGTCCGGCGCGGCTTCTTCGTCCACCACCGCCTCAGCCCCCGCGTCATCAACGCAGCCAGGCGCCGCCGTCGACGTTAAAACGGCGTCCTCGTCCGCAGGCAACATTGTGGTGGATGCGAAGGGAATGAGCCTCTACTTCTTCACCAAGGACACCAAGGACTCCGGCACCAGCGCCTGCACCGGCTCCTGTTTGGTCCAATGGCCCCCGTTGACCACCACGTCGGGGTCACCCGCGGCCGATGGCGTGACCGGGAAGCTGGGGACCATCAACACCCCCGACGGGAAGAAGCAGGTGACACTGAACGGCATGCCCCTCTACTACTACGTCAAGGACACCAAGCCCGGGGACGTCCTGGGCCAGGGCGTCGGGGGCGTCTGGTACCTGTCGGACCCGTCCGGCGCGATGATCAAGCCGGCCGGCCAGGGCTACTAG
- a CDS encoding RNA polymerase sigma factor has protein sequence MEEPLVLDTLAQEEIDIFDDAAGTDPAALFAAAYRTFAGPVQGYLRARGLDDAEAVTQDVFLAFYPRIGTLTGGLAGAKSLIFSIAHARMVDHYRRLERRPQLTPYDPQQDGRTSPSAEDHAVELTGGAAAMLEGLSDEHQEVLALRVVADLSIDQVAAIMGKSAGAIKQLQRRALQNLKAQTLKRNQANHE, from the coding sequence ATGGAGGAGCCCCTGGTGCTAGACACTTTGGCCCAAGAAGAGATCGACATATTCGACGACGCAGCCGGAACGGATCCGGCCGCGTTGTTCGCCGCTGCCTATCGAACCTTCGCGGGCCCGGTGCAGGGCTATCTCAGGGCACGGGGACTGGATGATGCCGAAGCCGTCACCCAGGATGTCTTCCTGGCTTTCTATCCCAGGATCGGCACCCTCACCGGGGGCCTGGCGGGCGCGAAGTCCCTGATCTTTTCCATCGCCCATGCCCGGATGGTGGACCACTACCGCCGGCTGGAGCGCAGGCCGCAGCTGACACCGTACGACCCCCAGCAGGACGGCCGCACCTCCCCGTCCGCAGAGGACCATGCCGTGGAACTGACCGGCGGCGCCGCGGCGATGCTCGAAGGCCTCAGCGACGAACACCAGGAGGTCCTGGCCCTGCGCGTCGTGGCGGACCTGTCCATTGACCAGGTGGCCGCCATCATGGGCAAGAGCGCCGGAGCCATCAAGCAGCTCCAGCGCCGCGCCCTGCAGAACCTCAAGGCCCAAACACTCAAAAGAAACCAGGCGAACCATGAGTGA
- a CDS encoding protein tyrosine phosphatase has protein sequence MSVFTVLATSKVAAGVLAAGTLAVGGTGAAAVSGVLPAQAQQTAHELFGAPAPKLAAEAAADAQATPAPTATGAVTGALETADADAAAKASAAADASDEEVTADATASAAANTAVDAAGPAALGLCTAYTHGGVNTSSKAFSSLSIAAQGDANIESYCTDVLAKADAAAKAGAETKGSAAVEVEKPEVPSVPAVPAVPAVPAVPGVDGETTVPAVPAVPAAGGNTVHAPSVSTR, from the coding sequence ATGTCTGTGTTCACCGTTCTCGCCACCAGCAAAGTCGCCGCCGGAGTCCTGGCCGCCGGAACCCTGGCCGTAGGAGGAACCGGCGCCGCAGCCGTCTCGGGCGTCCTTCCCGCCCAGGCCCAGCAGACCGCCCACGAACTCTTCGGCGCTCCGGCCCCCAAGCTTGCAGCCGAAGCAGCCGCTGACGCCCAGGCCACCCCCGCTCCCACGGCCACCGGCGCTGTAACCGGCGCCCTGGAGACCGCCGACGCCGATGCCGCCGCCAAGGCTTCCGCCGCCGCTGACGCCTCCGACGAAGAGGTCACCGCGGACGCAACGGCTTCCGCAGCAGCCAACACCGCTGTTGACGCCGCCGGTCCGGCAGCCCTGGGCCTCTGCACCGCCTACACCCACGGCGGCGTGAACACTTCCTCGAAGGCGTTCTCCTCGCTGTCCATCGCAGCCCAGGGTGACGCGAACATCGAGAGCTACTGCACCGACGTTCTGGCCAAGGCCGATGCCGCTGCCAAGGCCGGCGCCGAAACCAAGGGTTCGGCTGCCGTTGAGGTTGAAAAGCCTGAGGTTCCGTCCGTTCCCGCCGTTCCCGCCGTTCCTGCCGTTCCGGCGGTTCCGGGCGTCGACGGCGAAACCACCGTTCCTGCCGTTCCCGCCGTTCCCGCCGCTGGCGGCAACACCGTGCACGCGCCGTCGGTTTCCACCCGCTAA